Proteins from a genomic interval of Polaribacter sejongensis:
- a CDS encoding C40 family peptidase produces the protein MLYGICNLSIVPLRAEESNQSEMTSQVLFGEAFEVIEKQKEWSKIRLTFDNYEGYIDNKQYTEISADFYSKLKTEKQYFSGEMIDFITNSKNELTTIPLGSNLPFYNAGKLQINLESYTYEGAILSEEKSKNKIAQTAFNYLNTPYLWGGKTPFGIDCSGFTQMVYKLCGYQLLRDANQQATQGEVLSFIEESEAGDLAFFDNEEGEIIHVGIILSDYHIIHAHGKVRIDTLDHSGIFNAELQKHTHKLRIIKKMI, from the coding sequence TTGTTATACGGCATTTGTAATTTAAGCATTGTTCCTTTAAGAGCAGAAGAATCTAACCAATCAGAAATGACGAGCCAGGTTTTATTTGGTGAAGCTTTTGAAGTGATTGAAAAACAGAAAGAATGGAGTAAAATCCGTTTGACTTTTGACAACTATGAAGGGTATATAGATAATAAACAGTATACAGAAATCTCTGCTGATTTCTATTCAAAACTAAAAACTGAAAAGCAATATTTTTCAGGGGAAATGATTGATTTTATTACCAATAGTAAAAATGAGTTAACCACCATACCTTTGGGATCTAATTTACCTTTTTATAATGCAGGGAAGCTTCAAATAAACTTAGAATCATATACATATGAAGGTGCTATTTTATCAGAAGAAAAATCTAAAAATAAAATTGCACAAACTGCTTTTAATTACCTAAACACGCCTTACTTATGGGGAGGAAAAACACCTTTTGGTATTGATTGTTCTGGTTTTACACAAATGGTATATAAGCTTTGTGGATACCAACTTTTAAGAGACGCTAATCAACAAGCTACACAAGGTGAAGTTTTAAGTTTTATAGAAGAAAGTGAAGCTGGTGATTTGGCTTTTTTTGATAATGAAGAAGGAGAAATTATTCATGTTGGAATCATTTTAAGCGACTACCATATTATACACGCCCATGGTAAAGTAAGAATAGACACTTTAGATCATAGTGGTATTTTTAATGCCGAACTTCAAAAACATACACACAAGTTAAGAATCATAAAAAAAATGATATAA
- a CDS encoding tetratricopeptide repeat protein — protein MKNQILALTVGFLSIASFAQKDEIKAAEKAIKKGQFKEAKAALAGLEATEDSMDSKYKAKYFFLKGSAYGKSNAEKAAEAYNKLIAYEKEIGKQKYTKEAEPKLNELVQFVSKNAIEAYNKQDYKNATSDFYLTYKLSPKDTSFLYNAALSSSLAKDYDGSLKYYKELQDINYTGISTQYIAVNKETGEEEDLGTKANRDAMVKFGKYTKPSEKTTASKQAEITKNIGYIYVNQGKPELAIAALEEARKSNPKDINLLLNQAQMYIELEKMDKFGELMKEAVEIDPTNPTLFFNLGVVNAQENHIEEAIGFYEKAIELDPEYGDAYLNLGVTILNKRIAVINEMNENLSNEKKYTELEGELKVICKEALPYIIKADELERTEGTVSSLLNIYDTLEMTTEADALRPVYKEMRGQ, from the coding sequence ATGAAAAATCAAATATTAGCGTTAACAGTTGGTTTCTTATCAATAGCTTCTTTTGCGCAAAAAGATGAAATTAAAGCTGCTGAAAAGGCAATAAAAAAAGGTCAATTTAAAGAAGCAAAAGCAGCATTGGCTGGTTTAGAGGCTACAGAAGATTCAATGGATTCAAAATATAAAGCAAAATATTTCTTTTTAAAGGGATCTGCTTATGGTAAATCGAATGCAGAGAAAGCAGCAGAAGCTTATAATAAATTAATTGCTTACGAAAAGGAAATAGGGAAACAAAAATACACTAAAGAAGCAGAGCCTAAGTTAAATGAATTGGTTCAATTTGTTTCTAAAAATGCAATTGAAGCATACAACAAGCAAGACTATAAAAATGCAACAAGTGATTTTTATTTAACATATAAATTAAGCCCTAAAGATACTTCTTTCTTATACAATGCAGCTTTAAGTTCTTCTTTAGCTAAGGATTATGATGGGTCTTTAAAGTATTATAAAGAGTTACAAGATATTAATTATACAGGTATTTCAACTCAATATATTGCTGTTAATAAAGAAACAGGTGAAGAGGAAGATTTAGGAACTAAGGCTAATAGAGATGCAATGGTTAAGTTTGGTAAATACACAAAACCAAGTGAAAAAACGACAGCATCTAAACAAGCAGAAATTACTAAAAATATTGGTTACATTTATGTAAATCAAGGGAAACCAGAATTAGCAATTGCTGCCTTAGAAGAAGCTAGAAAGTCGAATCCTAAAGACATCAATTTATTATTAAACCAAGCTCAAATGTACATTGAACTTGAAAAAATGGATAAATTTGGAGAGTTAATGAAAGAGGCTGTAGAAATTGATCCTACAAACCCAACGTTGTTTTTTAACTTAGGTGTTGTAAATGCTCAAGAAAACCATATTGAAGAAGCAATTGGATTTTATGAAAAAGCGATTGAATTAGATCCAGAATACGGAGATGCTTATTTAAATTTAGGAGTTACTATTTTAAATAAAAGAATAGCTGTTATTAATGAGATGAATGAAAATTTATCGAATGAAAAGAAATATACAGAATTAGAAGGTGAGTTAAAAGTTATCTGTAAAGAAGCTTTACCTTATATTATTAAAGCAGATGAGCTTGAGAGAACAGAAGGAACTGTAAGTTCTTTATTAAATATTTATGATACCTTAGAGATGACTACTGAAGCAGATGCTTTAAGACCAGTTTATAAAGAGATGAGAGGTCAATAA
- a CDS encoding DEAD/DEAH box helicase — MSNVKNWLNYYKNSLTDSENLAVDISRIKNLFHQNYCDLSKATISAKNAAEMLDVEEKRINRLKGVAKKDSDNWHQVFDAEIIIAPFQLDFQTDDPNFKQKTIHPFWITARVNRLGQLSAPREIFPLIVRNYLDPIAEVGNDFIFSSIETIAEARDLEEPEVEEEEELDWASYWEYISLVFSEITGIGIEDYRAEGYKTNNKVTYFARSSKISAAKSILFLYENLINETEELPLISKIINPRNRERRDPITDKGFLDYNHLHLGQMSNEFPLSISQRKTLLSYLTAEENGITAVNGPPGTGKTTLLQSLVATEVVRAAINGEEAPVILACSTNNQAVTNIIDSFINSKSTMGNLAERWIPGFNGYATYLPSSSKSEKSLKDINYLKGNMFGNEGTLCDLENENYIHDAKNFFYSRYLDYFGFGANSLEDICNHLQEEISVIEDNLMEGGQISQDYLSSIEKVNNLLLDKENHIKKNVIKISKLQEWRDIIVKIKSLAKEGNFINEIKRYFKVDLEEGSNNSEHLFIVSKETLTDDKTALVFIKKCIVDFNLALSSNLRLKNWKHLNEVTGYPFISEEQMWEFEYEKMESTDKTHRFFYDEIDLSLRHKAFLLATHYWEARWILETEDVLENETEKGTGEKTVIAKWKRRAMLTPCFVATLYTAPTHFLFSQFQGENENGKPIFEYLPLFNFLDLLIIDEAGQVTPEVSIPIFSLAQKAIVVGDLKQIEPIWSIPPKIDYGNLTNQNIVTDLAQKEYLNNIGFLASSGSIMKMAQNACEYETPLVTTKENGLLLLEHRRCNDEIIGFCNELAYDGILKPMKGKAHEDQIFASMMAYHVEGYSERKFNSRHNMNEVKAIILWINRHKEDIQKAYNVDKIESVLGIITPFASQKTELSKALIESGFKVNEIKLGTVHALQGAERNIVLFSSVYTNEDEGVLFFDRDNKPNMLNVAVSRARDSFILFGDTRIFDETKSTPSGILKKHLNMFDMPT; from the coding sequence ATGAGCAACGTAAAAAACTGGTTAAATTATTATAAAAACAGTTTAACAGACAGTGAAAACTTAGCAGTAGACATTTCTAGAATCAAAAACTTATTTCATCAAAACTATTGCGATTTAAGCAAAGCAACCATTAGTGCTAAAAATGCTGCTGAAATGCTTGATGTAGAAGAGAAAAGAATTAATAGGTTAAAAGGAGTTGCTAAAAAAGATAGCGATAATTGGCATCAAGTATTTGATGCCGAAATTATTATAGCACCTTTTCAATTAGATTTTCAAACAGACGATCCTAATTTCAAACAAAAAACAATTCATCCTTTTTGGATCACGGCAAGAGTAAATCGCTTAGGTCAATTATCTGCCCCAAGAGAAATATTTCCATTAATAGTTCGTAATTATTTAGATCCAATAGCAGAGGTTGGTAACGATTTTATTTTTTCATCCATAGAAACAATAGCAGAAGCTAGAGATTTAGAAGAACCAGAAGTAGAAGAGGAAGAAGAATTAGATTGGGCTTCTTATTGGGAGTATATTAGTTTAGTTTTTTCAGAAATTACGGGTATAGGTATAGAGGATTATAGGGCAGAAGGATATAAAACCAATAACAAAGTAACGTATTTTGCGAGAAGCTCTAAAATATCAGCAGCAAAAAGTATTCTGTTTTTGTATGAGAATTTAATAAATGAAACTGAAGAGCTTCCGTTAATTTCAAAAATAATAAACCCAAGAAATAGAGAGCGAAGAGATCCTATTACCGATAAAGGTTTTTTAGATTACAATCATTTGCATTTAGGGCAAATGTCTAACGAATTTCCGCTTTCTATTAGTCAGCGTAAAACCTTATTGTCTTATTTAACAGCAGAAGAAAATGGAATTACGGCCGTAAATGGACCTCCAGGAACCGGAAAAACTACTTTATTGCAAAGTTTGGTGGCTACAGAAGTGGTGCGCGCGGCGATTAATGGAGAAGAAGCTCCTGTTATTTTGGCCTGTTCAACAAACAACCAGGCGGTAACCAACATTATAGATAGTTTTATAAATTCTAAAAGTACTATGGGGAATTTAGCCGAACGCTGGATTCCTGGTTTTAATGGCTATGCTACGTATTTACCATCAAGCTCTAAAAGTGAAAAATCGTTAAAAGATATCAATTATCTTAAAGGGAATATGTTTGGTAATGAAGGTACTTTGTGTGATTTAGAAAACGAAAATTATATACACGATGCCAAGAATTTCTTTTATAGTAGATATTTAGATTATTTTGGTTTCGGTGCAAACTCTTTAGAAGATATTTGTAATCACCTGCAAGAAGAAATTTCGGTGATAGAAGATAACTTAATGGAGGGGGGGCAAATTTCTCAAGATTATTTATCCTCTATAGAAAAGGTGAATAATTTATTGCTAGACAAGGAAAACCACATTAAGAAAAATGTAATTAAAATATCAAAATTACAAGAGTGGAGAGATATCATTGTTAAGATAAAGTCGCTGGCTAAAGAAGGTAATTTTATCAACGAAATAAAACGCTATTTTAAAGTAGATTTAGAAGAAGGTTCAAATAACTCAGAACACCTTTTTATTGTAAGTAAAGAAACTCTTACAGATGATAAAACAGCACTAGTCTTTATAAAAAAATGCATTGTAGATTTTAATTTAGCGCTGTCATCAAACTTAAGGTTAAAAAACTGGAAACATTTAAATGAGGTTACAGGCTATCCTTTTATTTCAGAAGAACAAATGTGGGAGTTCGAATATGAAAAAATGGAGTCTACAGATAAAACACATCGGTTTTTTTATGATGAAATAGATTTAAGCCTACGTCATAAAGCCTTTTTATTAGCGACCCATTATTGGGAGGCAAGGTGGATTCTAGAAACAGAAGATGTTTTAGAAAATGAAACCGAAAAGGGAACTGGAGAAAAAACAGTCATTGCAAAATGGAAACGAAGAGCAATGCTAACACCTTGTTTTGTGGCAACCTTATATACAGCTCCAACTCATTTTTTATTCAGCCAATTTCAAGGAGAGAATGAAAACGGAAAACCAATCTTCGAATACTTGCCGCTATTTAATTTTTTAGATTTATTAATTATTGATGAAGCTGGTCAAGTAACGCCAGAAGTCAGCATTCCAATATTTTCATTAGCTCAAAAAGCAATTGTAGTAGGAGATTTAAAGCAAATAGAACCAATTTGGTCTATTCCTCCAAAAATCGATTACGGAAATTTAACCAATCAAAATATTGTTACAGATCTAGCGCAAAAAGAATATCTAAATAACATTGGGTTTTTAGCATCAAGCGGAAGTATCATGAAAATGGCTCAAAATGCCTGTGAATATGAAACCCCATTGGTTACCACCAAAGAAAATGGCTTATTATTATTAGAGCATAGAAGGTGTAATGATGAAATAATAGGATTTTGCAATGAACTAGCCTACGATGGTATTTTAAAACCCATGAAAGGGAAAGCGCATGAGGATCAAATTTTTGCGTCCATGATGGCGTATCATGTAGAAGGTTATAGTGAGCGCAAGTTTAACAGTCGCCATAACATGAATGAGGTAAAAGCCATCATTTTATGGATAAATAGACACAAAGAAGATATACAGAAAGCGTATAATGTAGATAAAATAGAAAGTGTTTTAGGAATCATTACGCCCTTTGCTAGTCAGAAAACAGAACTTTCAAAAGCATTAATAGAATCTGGTTTTAAAGTGAACGAAATAAAATTAGGCACCGTACATGCTTTGCAAGGAGCAGAGCGAAATATTGTTTTATTTAGTTCAGTATATACTAATGAAGACGAAGGTGTTCTATTTTTCGATAGAGACAATAAACCAAACATGCTAAATGTTGCGGTATCAAGAGCAAGAGATAGTTTTATTCTTTTTGGAGATACCAGAATTTTTGATGAAACGAAAAGTACGCCATCCGGAATTTTAAAAAAGCATTTAAATATGTTTGATATGCCAACTTAA
- a CDS encoding HD family phosphohydrolase — protein MSNIVNKLYQNNAIIYKVILFLVATIAIVYLFPKGGQFKYDFNNGQLWKYDNLYAPFDFSIQKTAEEITLEKKQISENSKVYFLQDFDVEKDVKSNYKRRISLLKQSDSLSSDEIVNISKIGQKVIDNIYERGFLEVVSQERVSNKNEIVALRKGNEVEDILFKNLLTSKEVLEIIRSNLEAERSFYGKKILLDLLSEIIKPNIYFDTIYTDKVIENAIKNISYTKGIVEAGKLIILKGDIVEGKKLAILNSLKTESESQVWTDSNYNWIILGYTILVSLALLMLLLFLKKYRVEIYDNNNQVTFIFFNVFLMIFIQTLVIKYNADYLYVVPLSVLPIVLKAFFDARLGLFTHVLTVLLLGYIVPNSFEFIYLHIIAGMVTILTVSELYKRGNLFISVAQITLIYMITYFAFSIIREGNASQINWNYFMLFAANGLLSFLSIIIIYMYEKVFGLVSDITLLELSNTNAKLLRELNEKAPGTFQHSMQVANLAEAAANEIGANSMLVRTGALYHDIGKILNPMYFTENQSTGVNPHNDLSARDSSKIITDHVIKGVELAKKYKLPDRIIDFIRTHHGTSSTYYFYKKEQELNPDTKVDIKKFQYQGPIPFSKETAILMMCDASEAASKSLTKPTALSISNLIDKIISKQMADNQFLNSNITFREIEIIKKVIKKKLMNIYHLRVEYPE, from the coding sequence ATGAGTAATATAGTTAATAAACTGTACCAAAACAATGCCATTATTTATAAGGTAATTTTGTTTTTAGTTGCCACTATTGCAATTGTTTATTTGTTTCCAAAAGGCGGGCAATTTAAATATGATTTTAATAATGGGCAACTTTGGAAATATGATAATTTATATGCGCCTTTTGATTTTTCTATTCAAAAAACTGCAGAAGAAATTACATTAGAAAAGAAACAAATTTCAGAGAACTCAAAAGTTTATTTTTTACAAGATTTTGATGTTGAAAAGGATGTGAAATCAAATTATAAAAGAAGGATTTCGCTATTAAAACAATCAGATTCTTTAAGTTCAGATGAGATTGTGAACATATCTAAAATTGGTCAAAAAGTTATAGATAATATCTATGAACGAGGTTTTTTAGAGGTGGTAAGTCAAGAAAGGGTATCAAATAAAAATGAAATAGTTGCGCTTAGAAAAGGGAATGAGGTAGAAGATATCTTGTTTAAAAACCTGCTAACATCTAAAGAGGTTTTAGAAATAATTAGAAGTAATTTAGAAGCAGAAAGATCTTTTTATGGTAAAAAAATATTATTAGATTTATTATCAGAAATTATAAAACCCAATATCTATTTTGATACAATTTATACTGATAAAGTAATTGAAAATGCTATAAAAAATATTTCTTATACAAAAGGAATTGTAGAAGCGGGTAAATTAATTATCTTAAAAGGAGATATTGTAGAGGGGAAAAAACTAGCGATATTAAATTCTTTAAAAACTGAATCTGAATCTCAGGTTTGGACGGACTCAAATTATAATTGGATTATTTTAGGATATACCATTTTAGTTTCTCTAGCTTTATTGATGCTTTTGTTATTCTTAAAAAAGTATCGAGTAGAAATATATGACAATAATAACCAGGTAACCTTTATTTTTTTCAATGTTTTTTTAATGATTTTTATACAAACATTGGTTATTAAATACAATGCAGATTATTTGTATGTTGTTCCTTTAAGTGTACTTCCCATAGTTTTAAAAGCTTTTTTTGATGCGCGTTTAGGCTTGTTTACACACGTTTTAACAGTATTGCTTTTAGGATATATTGTACCAAATAGTTTTGAATTTATCTACTTACATATCATTGCGGGTATGGTGACGATACTTACGGTTTCTGAGTTGTATAAAAGAGGTAACTTGTTTATTTCTGTAGCGCAAATTACACTTATCTATATGATAACTTATTTTGCCTTTTCAATTATTAGAGAAGGAAATGCTTCTCAAATAAACTGGAATTACTTTATGCTTTTTGCAGCCAATGGTTTGTTATCCTTTTTATCAATAATTATTATATATATGTATGAAAAGGTTTTTGGTTTGGTTTCTGATATTACTTTATTAGAGCTTTCTAATACAAATGCGAAGCTTTTAAGAGAGTTAAATGAAAAAGCTCCAGGTACGTTTCAACACTCCATGCAAGTCGCTAATTTAGCAGAAGCTGCGGCCAATGAAATAGGAGCGAACTCTATGTTGGTTAGAACAGGTGCTTTGTATCATGATATTGGTAAAATATTAAATCCAATGTATTTTACAGAGAATCAATCTACAGGTGTTAACCCTCACAACGATTTATCAGCAAGAGATAGTTCTAAAATAATTACAGATCATGTTATAAAAGGGGTGGAGTTAGCTAAAAAATATAAATTACCAGATAGAATAATCGATTTTATAAGAACGCATCATGGTACAAGTTCTACCTATTATTTTTATAAGAAGGAACAAGAACTGAATCCCGATACAAAAGTAGATATAAAGAAGTTTCAGTACCAAGGACCTATTCCTTTTTCAAAAGAAACAGCAATCTTAATGATGTGTGATGCTTCGGAAGCTGCGTCTAAAAGTTTAACAAAACCTACAGCTTTATCTATTAGTAACTTGATAGATAAAATTATAAGTAAACAAATGGCTGATAATCAGTTTTTGAACTCTAATATAACCTTTAGAGAGATAGAGATTATTAAGAAAGTGATCAAGAAAAAGCTAATGAATATCTATCATTTAAGGGTCGAATATCCAGAATAA
- a CDS encoding porin family protein, whose protein sequence is MKKGVAILFILLMTSSSNFGQSSMKYFVKGGLNLSNTNFKMIERGVSSSREFDNRKSFYVAAGINFPLTEVKDNILLQVQLVYSEQGWVYNYTEPGDFTAHEINQINLPIYLKTRVLHNFYLNIGTYLGYVVHSKEKTSDNPNRFEIEGYKNFDSGLLAGFEYHFNFGLFLETKYMFGLSDISKVAYPTSFIEHSYKNRVLQIGLGYTF, encoded by the coding sequence ATGAAAAAAGGAGTTGCAATTCTGTTTATACTTTTAATGACTAGTTCATCTAATTTCGGGCAATCTTCAATGAAATATTTTGTAAAAGGAGGATTAAATCTTTCCAACACAAACTTTAAAATGATTGAAAGAGGAGTGTCCTCAAGTAGAGAATTCGATAACCGAAAATCTTTTTATGTTGCAGCGGGTATTAACTTTCCATTGACAGAAGTAAAAGACAATATTTTATTACAAGTCCAATTGGTTTATTCAGAACAGGGATGGGTATATAATTATACAGAACCAGGAGATTTTACTGCGCACGAAATCAATCAAATTAATTTACCTATTTATTTAAAAACGAGAGTTCTTCATAATTTTTATCTTAATATCGGAACTTATTTAGGATATGTTGTACATTCAAAAGAGAAAACCAGCGATAACCCAAATAGATTTGAAATAGAAGGCTATAAGAATTTTGATTCGGGTTTACTGGCGGGTTTTGAATATCATTTTAATTTTGGATTATTTTTAGAAACTAAATATATGTTTGGTTTATCAGATATCTCTAAGGTCGCCTATCCTACTTCGTTTATAGAGCATTCATATAAAAATAGGGTACTACAAATTGGTTTAGGTTACACGTTTTAA
- a CDS encoding acetyl-CoA C-acyltransferase, with protein sequence MKEVVIVSVARTPIGSFMGSLSTIPAPKLGAIAIKGALEKINLNPNLVEEVFMGNVVSAGLGQAPARQAAIFAGIPNTVPCTTVNKVCASGMKSIMLAAQTIALGDADIVVAGGMENMSAIPHYQHARKGTKFGAITMEDGLQKDGLVDAYDNVAMGVCADTCASEYGFSREDQDAFAVQSYNRSAKAWSDGKYADEIVSVEIPQRRGEPILFSEDEEYSNVRMDKIPTLRAAFTKDGTVTAANASTINDGGAALVLMSADKAKELNITPLAKILSYADAAHEPEWFTTAPAKALPKALAKANISINDVDYFELNEAFSIVGLANMKILGITDDKVNVNGGAVSLGHPLGVSGARIVIALTSILKQNNAKIGAAAICNGGGGASAFVIERIS encoded by the coding sequence ATGAAAGAAGTCGTAATTGTATCTGTAGCTAGAACTCCAATTGGAAGCTTTATGGGAAGTTTATCTACCATTCCTGCTCCTAAATTAGGAGCAATTGCTATAAAAGGAGCCTTAGAAAAAATAAACTTAAACCCTAATTTGGTTGAAGAAGTTTTTATGGGTAATGTTGTTTCTGCTGGCTTAGGTCAGGCGCCAGCAAGACAAGCAGCCATTTTTGCAGGAATACCTAATACAGTGCCTTGTACTACCGTAAATAAAGTATGTGCTTCTGGTATGAAATCTATTATGTTAGCAGCACAAACCATTGCTTTAGGTGATGCTGATATTGTGGTTGCAGGTGGTATGGAAAACATGAGTGCTATTCCGCATTATCAACACGCAAGAAAAGGTACAAAATTTGGAGCAATAACGATGGAAGATGGACTTCAGAAAGATGGCTTAGTAGATGCTTATGATAATGTTGCAATGGGTGTTTGTGCAGATACTTGTGCTAGTGAATATGGTTTTTCTAGAGAAGATCAAGATGCATTTGCTGTACAGTCTTACAACCGTTCTGCAAAAGCTTGGAGTGATGGAAAATATGCTGATGAAATTGTATCTGTAGAAATTCCTCAAAGACGAGGAGAACCAATACTCTTTTCTGAGGATGAAGAATACAGCAATGTAAGAATGGATAAGATTCCAACCTTAAGAGCTGCTTTTACAAAAGACGGTACTGTTACCGCTGCAAATGCTTCTACCATTAATGATGGTGGTGCTGCACTAGTATTAATGTCTGCAGATAAAGCAAAAGAACTAAATATTACACCTTTAGCAAAAATACTAAGTTATGCCGATGCTGCTCATGAGCCAGAATGGTTTACAACTGCACCCGCAAAAGCATTACCAAAAGCCTTAGCGAAAGCAAATATTTCTATTAATGATGTAGATTACTTTGAGTTAAACGAAGCTTTTTCTATTGTTGGTTTAGCAAATATGAAAATTTTAGGCATTACAGATGATAAAGTAAATGTAAATGGTGGGGCTGTTTCTTTAGGTCATCCATTAGGGGTTTCTGGAGCCAGAATAGTAATTGCTTTAACCTCTATATTAAAACAAAATAACGCTAAAATTGGCGCTGCTGCAATTTGCAATGGTGGTGGTGGAGCAAGTGCATTTGTTATAGAAAGAATTTCGTAA